A stretch of the Panicum virgatum strain AP13 chromosome 9N, P.virgatum_v5, whole genome shotgun sequence genome encodes the following:
- the LOC120691075 gene encoding 14 kDa proline-rich protein DC2.15-like, giving the protein MAARAALLLAVGLVLAAVANATNCPPPPAPTPPTPTPSGGHHCPRDALKLGVCANVLGLVKAKIGSPPYLPCCSLLDGLVDLEAAICLCTAIKANILGINLNLPIDLSLILNNCGKSCPNDFHCA; this is encoded by the coding sequence CTCCTCCTGGCTGTGGGCCTGGTCCTGGCCGCCGTGGCGAACGCGACCAACtgcccgcccccgccggccccgacgccgccgacgccgacgcccagCGGCGGCCACCACTGCCCCAGGGACGCGCTGAAGCTGGGCGTGTGCGCCAACGTGCTGGGCCTCGTCAAGGCCAAAATTGGCTCGCCGCCGTACCTGCCCTGCTGCTCGCTGCTGGACGGGCTCGTCGACCTGGAGGCCGCCATCTGCCTCTGCACTGCCATCAAGGCCAACATCCTCGGCATCAACCTCAACCTCCCCATCGACCTCAGCCTCATCCTCAACAACTGCGGCAAGAGCTGCCCCAACGACTTCCACTGCGCATAG
- the LOC120693424 gene encoding cortical cell-delineating protein, protein MASKVALFLALSLLFAAAAHGCAPYCPGPVVPTPPVVPTPSHSHGRCPIDALKLRVCANVLGLVKVGLPQYDECCPLLQGLVDLDAAVCLCTAIKADVLGIHLNVPVSLNLILNKCGKICPADFTCPQ, encoded by the coding sequence ATGGCTTCCAAGGTTGCCCTCTTCCTGGCCCTGAGCCTCCTCttcgccgccgctgcgcacGGCTGCGCACCCTACTGCCCCGGCCCCGTCGTCCCGACCCCACCGGTCGTGCCTACCCCGTCCCACAGTCACGGGCGCTGTCCGATCGACGCGCTCAAGCTCAGGGTGTGCGCCAACGTGCTGGGCCTCGTCAAGGTCGGCCTGCCCCAGTACGACGAGTGCTGCCCGCTGCTGCAGGGGCTCGTcgacctcgacgccgccgtctGCCTCTGCACTGCGATCAAGGCTGACGTTCTTGGCATCCACCTCAACGTGCCCGTCAGCCTCAACCTCATCCTCAACAAGTGTGGCAAGATTTGCCCGGCCGACTTCACTTGCCCTCAGTGA